The stretch of DNA AATACACCGTTTAGGTATTTATCAAACCGTGGTTTGGGCAATTGGGATGACGATTATGTCTGGCGCTATGCATATCCAAGGTTTGTTAGGTGGTCCGAGAAGATCTTCCTATTCAGAATACGGCGGATCCGAGCAAGCTGTGGACTGGGGTGCATATCAGATGGCTCAAGCGGTTGGTGGTACTATTCTCTTTATTGGGATCATTTTGATGGTATATATTTTTATTTATCTAGTATTTTTTGCACCAGAAGGAAACGAAGAATTCCCTATTGCTGAGGAAGAAAATCATGCACCAGCTACTCCCAAATGGATGGAGAATTGGAAATTATGGATTGGTATAACAATAGCATTAATTTTATTTGCTTATACCATCCCTGTGGTTGATATTATTCAAAACGCACCACCTGGATCACCACCATTTGATGCTATAATCGGTAATTAATTTGTAGAGAATTAGTTGAATCTAACTAGGAAAAGAAGCCCCTCCTTTTCCTAGTGGTTTTCAAGCCCAGATATTCTAAGCAGGAATCGCTGTTCAAAAACCAAGAATTGCATATATATTTTCTTAGATATTCATCTTAATCTACGATATTTTACATAGTGGATTAATCGTTTAAACTAGTGAGCGCTTTTTCTTCAGCTGGAATTCGAATACTCATTAAAATAAGATGAAAAAATGGAAATATAACCGCTGTCCAATATGCTCCAAACATCATTGGGATAACAAATAATTCAATACCAACAATGATATAGTTTGGATGTTTAACATATTTATAAGGACCTCGCTTCACCAATGTACTTCCGGGCAAAATAATTATTTTGGTATTCCAGTACTTTCCTAAGGAAGTAATACTCCATATACGAACGAATTGTGTAGCTATAAACAAACTAAACCATAAGATGAAAAGTTCAGGAATGGAAGCGTTACTTAGAATTAATTCTACTATAATACTTATGAAGAACAATCCATGTACCATGATAAACCACTTATGTTGATGTGGCTCTATTTCAACTCCACCTTTTGCTAGCATCCATTGTTCATTTTTACTAGCGATTATTAGTTCTATAAGTCGTTGCAGGATTATAAATACAAACAATATGGTCAAGAATATTTTCATACATTTTTCCACTCCGCAAACAATAATTCAGAACTAAATCCAGGT from Oceanobacillus iheyensis HTE831 encodes:
- a CDS encoding isoprenylcysteine carboxyl methyltransferase family protein, with product MKIFLTILFVFIILQRLIELIIASKNEQWMLAKGGVEIEPHQHKWFIMVHGLFFISIIVELILSNASIPELFILWFSLFIATQFVRIWSITSLGKYWNTKIIILPGSTLVKRGPYKYVKHPNYIIVGIELFVIPMMFGAYWTAVIFPFFHLILMSIRIPAEEKALTSLND